The DNA sequence GAGGAGCTCGTCCGCCTCGCCGAGGCCGAGGCGGACGCCGCGACCTCGCTCTACGAGTTCACGAGCCTCGTCGACAAGGGGTTCTCGCTCGAGGAGAAGAAGCGCATCGTCGAGCTGATGTGGCTCGTCGCCTACGCCGACGCCGAGAAGCACCCCCTCGAGGAGCACCTCATCCGCCGCGTCGCCGGCCTCCTCAACGTCCCCCACCCCGACTTCATCGACGCGAAGTCCCGGGCGCGGGGGCAGAGCGGGGGGTAGGGGCGCCCCTCGCGCGACAAGCGGCCCCGAAACCTACACGGCTCGGGCCGCCTTCTCCCACTGCTTCAACCTGCCGGCCAGCAGCTCCTGTTCCCGCAGGTTCTTCGTCATCGCGATGGCGCGTTGGATCTCCTCACGTGCCTCGGAGAGCCTGCCCAGCTTCATCAGCAGGTCCCCGCGAACAGTGGGAAAGAGATGGTAGCCGGCGAGCGCAGAGTCGGCGAGGGTGGCGGCCGCGTCGAGCGCTTCGAGTCCTGCGGCTGGTCCCTGGGCCATGCCGACGGCAACTGCGCGATTGAGTGCCACGACCGGCGAAGGATTGATCTGGAGCAAGGCGTCGTAGAGAAGAACGATACGGTCCCAGTCCGTCTCTTCGGCGGTGCGGGCGCGCGCATGACATGCGGCAATGGCGGCCTGCAACGCGTAGGGCTTCGCGCCACCGCCCAGTCTTTGCGCGCGTTCGAGCGCGGCCATTCCTCGCTGGATCTGCGCGTGGTCCCACAGGGAGCGGTCCTGATCCGGGAGCAGGACGGCCTCCCCGTTCCTGCCCCGGCGCGCTGCGCTGCGCGAGGCCTGCAGCTCCATCAGCGCCACGAGTGCCTGGACTTCCGTCTCGGCGGGAAGAAGCGGACCCAGCATGCGCCCCAGGCGCAGCGCCTCTTCCGAGAGAGCCTCCCGCATCCATTCCTCGCCCGAGGTTGCGGTGTAGCCCTCGTTGAAGATCAGGTAGACCACCATGAGCACGGACTCGACCCGGAGGCGCAGTTCGTCCCCGCTCGGCGTCTCGAAGGGAACCTGGGCCTCCGAGAGGGTCTTCTTGGCGCGAGAGATCCGCTGGCCCAGCGTCTTCTCCGGCACGAGGAACGCACGCGCGATCTCCGCCGTGGTGAGGCCGCCGATCAGGCGCAACGTGAGCGCGATGCGTCCTTCCACCGCGAGCACGGGATGGCACGCGGTGAAGACGAGCCGCAGCACGTCGTCGTCGATCACCTGATCCAGCGCGTGATCCAAAGCGTCTCCAAGCCGCTGCTCCTGCCCCTCCAGCTCGCGGGCAATCTCCTCATGCTTCTGTACGAGCATGCGACCGCGCCGCAACGTATCGATCGCGCGCCGCTTCGCCGCCGTCATCAGCCATGCCCCGGGCTTCTCGGGGATGCCTTCCTCGGGCCACACTTCGAGGGCCGTCACGAGCGCGTCCTGCGCCAGCTCCTCGGCGGTGCCGACATCGTGGGTGACGCGAGCGATCGCCGCGATGAGGCGTGTGGACTCGATCTTCCACACGGCCTCGACCGTCTTGTGGACTTCGCTCAGGCGCCTGCCTCAGATGCTAGTCGGCCGCGGGATTGAAGAAGATCTCCCGCACCT is a window from the Holophagales bacterium genome containing:
- a CDS encoding TerB family tellurite resistance protein, translated to MLDSLKRFFQERMAGRPAEAAGDPGQRLRLTAATLLVEVMRADPEVRDEERTVVRTALQGTFGLSLADTEELVRLAEAEADAATSLYEFTSLVDKGFSLEEKKRIVELMWLVAYADAEKHPLEEHLIRRVAGLLNVPHPDFIDAKSRARGQSGG
- a CDS encoding RNA polymerase sigma factor, with protein sequence MSEVHKTVEAVWKIESTRLIAAIARVTHDVGTAEELAQDALVTALEVWPEEGIPEKPGAWLMTAAKRRAIDTLRRGRMLVQKHEEIARELEGQEQRLGDALDHALDQVIDDDVLRLVFTACHPVLAVEGRIALTLRLIGGLTTAEIARAFLVPEKTLGQRISRAKKTLSEAQVPFETPSGDELRLRVESVLMVVYLIFNEGYTATSGEEWMREALSEEALRLGRMLGPLLPAETEVQALVALMELQASRSAARRGRNGEAVLLPDQDRSLWDHAQIQRGMAALERAQRLGGGAKPYALQAAIAACHARARTAEETDWDRIVLLYDALLQINPSPVVALNRAVAVGMAQGPAAGLEALDAAATLADSALAGYHLFPTVRGDLLMKLGRLSEAREEIQRAIAMTKNLREQELLAGRLKQWEKAARAV